The stretch of DNA GGGGGGACACCGGAGCGTCTCCCACCCCAACCCCTCCCTCAGTTTCGCTGCGCAAAACCAAGGGAGGGGCTCACTCCTTCGCGACAGGTTGGGACTCGGAAGCATTTTCGACTGAGTCAAAAACAAAGAGGGGGCCCATTTTATGCCGTGTCCGCCCGCGCCGCCGCCAACAGCCTTTCATAGCTGTCTTCCAGACTCTGGGGCAGAACCCGCACCTCGCCCACGGTGGTCATGAAGTTCGTATCGCCTCGCCACCTGGGGACGATGTGCCAGTGCACGTGGTCCGGGATCCCTGCCCCGCCGGCGGAGCCCAAGTTGATGCCCACATTGAAGCCGTCGGGCCCGTAGGCTGCCTTGATCCACCGGATCGCCGCCGCCAAGAGCTGGTTGATCTCCAAAAGCTCCGCGTCCTCCAATTCCGAAAGGTCCGCGGTGTGCCGGTAGGGCGCGATCATCAGATGGCCGTTCGTGTAAGGGTAGGCGTTGAGCATCACGAACGCCGTTCGGCCCCGGTGCAGGATGAGGTTCTTCCTATCATCGTCCTGCGCTGGGAGGTCGACGAAGATGCAGCCTGTAGCGCTGTCCGCCTTCTCGACGAACGCGAATCTCCAAGGCGCCCAAAGGCGTTCGGCCATGGTTTGTTATAGCACGGGGAAGATGCAGAGCATCTTTGGCCGTTTGCCGAGCGGTGGCGGGTCCGAAGGCCTGGAACCATGCGTGGTCCCCTTCCGGGCAACCCTATCCCCTCAACTTCTCCTGCGCATAGGCCACTTCGCCGGCGCGGGCCTCCGCACGAATTCTGCAGGCAGGCTCTCCTCGGAGGCCGTGCACCAAACACTCGCTCGACTCCCCATCGGCGAGGCCATAGGCCCGCGGATCGATGTACACCGGAAAATCGTAATCTGGACGATCGTCGACCTTGCCCCATGCAATGACCGAGCCTGGGCGGACGAAAAGCGGCATCTCCTCGAATCCATATTGCTTCCGGTGCCAACCCGGGCCTTCGAGCACGCTCCCATCGAACACCGACGTCCAAGCGCCTGTCGGAAGGTAGAACTCGGCCCATCCTTCCGGATCGAACACCGGCGCCACGAGCAGCGACTCTCCGAGCATGTACTGTCGGTCGAGAAAAGAGCAGGTTGGGTCATCGGGGAACTCCAGCACCATCGCGCGCATCATCGGAAGCCCGGCATCGCGCGCCTGGACAGCTTGCGACCACAGATAGGGCATCAGGCGGCATTTGAGCTTGACGAACGTCCTGAGCACGTCGCACGCCTCCTCATCAAACAGCCAAGGTACACGGTAGGACGAAGATCCGTGCAGGCGGCTGTGCGAGCTCATCAATCCGAAGGCGATCCAGCGC from Armatimonadota bacterium encodes:
- a CDS encoding HIT domain-containing protein, whose translation is MAERLWAPWRFAFVEKADSATGCIFVDLPAQDDDRKNLILHRGRTAFVMLNAYPYTNGHLMIAPYRHTADLSELEDAELLEINQLLAAAIRWIKAAYGPDGFNVGINLGSAGGAGIPDHVHWHIVPRWRGDTNFMTTVGEVRVLPQSLEDSYERLLAAARADTA